Proteins encoded together in one uncultured Desulfosarcina sp. window:
- a CDS encoding PAS domain S-box protein: MNDNLTIDELTAENSALREKLRSLENEKEVRRKTQFIADAADQLLTMIDRDYRYESVNQAYCRARGQQPLDVVGRTVADVWGRMQFETIIKPKLDDCFTGNVASSEDWFKFDGKELRCFQVTYNPYRNDKGDITHAVVVTHDITDRKKAEAELKKAHDRLERRVALRTEELEKANIQLRNEIEERKRAVKALKESEERYRSVSRDMPALVCRFLPDGRLTFANMRFKDHYLISDEQLGTTNVFDLFPHSEKQQMQKRLERLHPGKPMVTHEQFSRTDAGETVWRQWTDRALFDEKNNAMEYQRVGIDITEKKSVETKLQQAQKMEAIGTLAGGIAHDFNNLLMGIQGNISLMYLDVNRWHPLYDNIHGIEQLVDSGANLTRQLLGFARGGKYVVKPVNLNELVAETAKLFGRTRKSIRIHETYEPLIRLVSADRGQIEQVLINLYLNAWQAMEEKGDLYLETQNVTIDENFVKPFEVNYGDYVRISVTDTGKGIDPDISHRIFDPFFTTKDFGCGSGLGLASVFGIVKNHGGIVDFESHTGRGTTFSVYLPVSREAVKEAAPMPKGILKGPETILLVDDEPYILDIGVKMLEKMGYTVVQACCGEDAIRVFQDAPEKIDLVILDLIMPDIGGGEVFDRLRAIRSGVKVLLASGYAMGDAAAIIDRGCNGFIQKPFGLEKLSHAIREVIDNGHHESVDG; the protein is encoded by the coding sequence ATGAACGATAATCTCACTATAGATGAACTGACCGCGGAGAACAGCGCGCTGCGCGAAAAGCTGCGGAGCCTCGAAAACGAAAAAGAGGTTCGGCGCAAAACGCAATTCATCGCCGACGCTGCCGACCAGCTGTTGACCATGATCGACCGCGATTACAGATACGAAAGCGTCAACCAGGCCTACTGCCGTGCACGGGGGCAGCAACCGCTGGACGTCGTTGGCCGGACGGTGGCCGATGTCTGGGGTCGGATGCAGTTCGAAACCATCATCAAGCCCAAGCTCGACGATTGTTTCACCGGCAACGTGGCCAGTTCGGAAGACTGGTTCAAATTCGACGGCAAGGAACTGCGCTGCTTTCAGGTCACCTACAATCCGTATCGCAACGATAAGGGCGATATTACCCATGCCGTGGTGGTCACCCACGATATCACAGATCGGAAAAAAGCCGAGGCGGAGCTGAAAAAAGCCCATGACCGCCTCGAACGCCGGGTGGCTTTGCGCACCGAAGAGCTGGAAAAAGCCAATATCCAGCTTCGCAACGAAATCGAGGAACGCAAGCGGGCGGTCAAGGCCCTCAAGGAGAGCGAGGAACGCTACCGCTCCGTTTCCCGAGACATGCCGGCCCTGGTGTGCCGGTTCCTTCCCGACGGCCGCCTCACCTTCGCCAACATGCGTTTTAAGGATCATTATCTGATTTCCGACGAACAACTCGGCACCACAAATGTTTTCGACCTCTTTCCGCACAGCGAAAAACAGCAAATGCAAAAGCGCCTGGAGCGGCTGCACCCCGGAAAGCCCATGGTCACCCATGAGCAGTTCAGCCGCACCGATGCCGGTGAAACCGTCTGGCGCCAGTGGACCGACCGGGCGTTGTTCGACGAGAAAAACAACGCCATGGAGTACCAGAGGGTCGGCATCGACATCACCGAGAAAAAAAGTGTCGAAACCAAACTCCAACAGGCTCAGAAAATGGAGGCCATCGGCACGCTGGCCGGGGGCATTGCCCATGACTTCAACAACCTGCTCATGGGGATTCAGGGCAACATCTCTTTGATGTACCTGGATGTCAACCGCTGGCACCCGCTTTACGACAATATCCATGGCATCGAGCAGCTTGTCGACAGCGGCGCTAACCTCACCCGTCAGCTTCTGGGGTTTGCACGGGGCGGCAAATATGTGGTCAAACCGGTCAACCTGAACGAACTGGTAGCCGAAACGGCCAAGCTGTTCGGCAGGACACGCAAGTCCATCCGCATCCACGAAACCTACGAACCGCTGATTCGTCTGGTTTCCGCCGATCGCGGCCAGATCGAACAGGTACTGATCAACCTGTACCTCAACGCTTGGCAGGCCATGGAGGAAAAAGGCGACCTCTACCTGGAGACCCAGAATGTCACCATCGACGAAAACTTCGTCAAACCTTTCGAGGTCAACTATGGCGATTATGTTCGCATATCGGTGACGGATACGGGCAAGGGCATCGATCCGGACATCTCCCATCGTATTTTCGACCCCTTCTTCACCACCAAGGATTTCGGGTGCGGTTCCGGGCTCGGGCTGGCGTCGGTATTCGGTATCGTCAAAAACCACGGCGGGATCGTGGATTTCGAAAGCCACACCGGTCGCGGCACCACCTTCAGCGTGTATCTGCCTGTTTCCAGGGAAGCCGTAAAAGAAGCCGCGCCGATGCCAAAGGGAATTCTCAAGGGGCCGGAAACCATCCTGCTGGTTGACGATGAGCCGTATATCCTGGACATCGGTGTAAAAATGCTCGAAAAAATGGGGTATACGGTCGTCCAGGCCTGCTGCGGGGAGGATGCCATCCGCGTTTTTCAAGATGCCCCCGAAAAAATCGACCTGGTCATTCTGGACCTGATCATGCCGGACATCGGCGGCGGGGAAGTCTTCGACAGGCTGCGCGCAATCAGATCCGGCGTCAAAGTTTTGCTGGCCAGCGGGTACGCCATGGGCGATGCAGCCGCCATCATCGATCGCGGCTGCAACGGCTTTATTCAGAAGCCATTCGGCCTGGAAAAGCTTTCTCACGCCATCCGGGAAGTGATCGACAATGGACATCACGAGTCGGTGGATGGGTGA
- the fusA gene encoding elongation factor G: MAASIEKIRNIGISAHIDSGKTTLTERILFYTKRIHAIHDVKGKDGVGATMDSMELEKERGITIASAATYCEWNNHEINIIDTPGHVDFTIEVERSLRVLDGAILVLCSVGGVQSQSITVDQQMKRYKVPCIAFINKCDRSGANPFRVVNQLKEKLGHNAVAMQIPVGLEAGHEGVVDLVTMKALYFDGDNGETIRVEEVPEALMELAMEKREALLDAASMFSDELTEAILEEAPISEQMLIAAIRKGTLERQITPVFMGSAYKNKAVQPLLDAVTQLLPCPADITNQALNLDQDEAQVDLTSDPAAPTVALAFKLEDGQYGQLTYIRVYQGTLAKGDTVVNVRTGRKIKIGRLVRMHANQMEDIAEISAGYIGALFGVDCASGDTFTDRDLNLTMTSMYVPEPVISLAIVPKDNKAEINMSKALNRFSKEDPTFRTYVSEETGDTIISGMGELHLEVYIERMRREYKAEVTTGAPRVAYRETITRQAEFNYTHKKQTGGSGQFGRVAGYMEPLDGGDFEFVNEVTGGAIPTNFIPACEKGFRNCLAKGPKMEFPVTGVKVVINDGASHSVDSSDMAFQAAARGAFLEGYMKAAPVIHEPIMKVAVETPTEFQGAVMGSLNQRRGMIVGSQEEGPMCVIESQVPLAEMFGYSTVLRSLTQGKAQFTMEFATYRQVPQSIAEEIAKKRAEEKKNVA, encoded by the coding sequence ATGGCAGCAAGCATCGAGAAGATCAGAAACATCGGCATTAGTGCCCATATCGACTCAGGCAAAACCACCCTGACCGAGCGGATTCTGTTTTACACCAAGCGGATCCACGCCATTCATGACGTGAAGGGCAAAGACGGGGTGGGGGCCACCATGGACTCCATGGAACTGGAAAAGGAGCGCGGCATCACCATCGCTTCCGCAGCGACCTACTGCGAGTGGAACAACCACGAGATCAACATTATCGATACTCCCGGCCACGTCGATTTCACCATCGAAGTGGAGCGCAGCCTGCGTGTGCTGGACGGGGCCATTCTCGTGCTCTGTTCGGTGGGCGGCGTCCAGAGCCAGTCCATTACCGTGGATCAGCAGATGAAGCGCTACAAGGTCCCGTGTATTGCGTTCATCAACAAATGCGACCGCAGCGGCGCCAATCCGTTTCGGGTGGTAAACCAGCTCAAGGAAAAATTGGGCCACAACGCAGTTGCCATGCAGATTCCCGTGGGACTCGAAGCCGGGCACGAGGGCGTCGTGGATCTGGTGACCATGAAGGCGCTCTATTTTGACGGTGACAACGGCGAGACGATCCGTGTGGAAGAGGTGCCTGAAGCGCTCATGGAACTGGCCATGGAGAAACGCGAAGCGCTTCTCGACGCGGCCTCCATGTTTTCCGACGAATTGACCGAGGCCATTTTAGAAGAGGCCCCGATTTCCGAACAGATGCTGATCGCCGCCATTCGCAAGGGCACCCTGGAGCGTCAGATCACACCGGTTTTCATGGGCTCGGCTTACAAAAACAAGGCCGTCCAGCCGCTTCTGGATGCGGTCACCCAACTGCTTCCCTGCCCGGCGGACATCACCAACCAGGCACTGAATCTGGACCAGGACGAGGCCCAGGTGGACCTGACTTCGGATCCGGCCGCACCCACGGTCGCGCTGGCGTTTAAACTGGAGGATGGGCAGTACGGTCAGCTGACTTACATCCGCGTGTACCAGGGGACGCTGGCCAAAGGCGATACCGTTGTTAATGTACGCACGGGCCGCAAGATCAAGATCGGCCGCCTGGTGCGCATGCATGCCAACCAGATGGAAGACATCGCCGAAATTTCCGCCGGCTACATCGGCGCCCTGTTCGGTGTGGACTGTGCTTCGGGAGATACCTTTACCGATCGCGACCTGAATTTGACCATGACCTCCATGTATGTGCCGGAACCGGTGATCTCCCTGGCCATCGTTCCCAAGGACAACAAGGCCGAGATCAACATGTCCAAGGCCCTGAACCGGTTTTCCAAGGAGGACCCCACTTTCCGAACCTACGTCAGCGAAGAGACCGGCGATACGATTATCTCCGGCATGGGCGAGCTGCACCTGGAGGTGTACATCGAACGCATGCGCCGCGAATACAAAGCCGAGGTGACCACCGGTGCTCCCCGAGTGGCCTACCGGGAAACCATCACCCGCCAGGCCGAGTTCAACTACACCCACAAAAAACAAACCGGTGGCTCGGGGCAGTTCGGCCGGGTGGCCGGTTACATGGAGCCCCTGGACGGGGGGGATTTCGAGTTCGTCAATGAAGTGACCGGAGGCGCCATCCCCACCAATTTCATCCCTGCCTGTGAAAAGGGATTCAGAAATTGTCTGGCCAAGGGCCCCAAGATGGAATTTCCGGTTACGGGCGTGAAGGTGGTGATCAACGACGGCGCCTCCCACAGCGTGGATTCCTCGGATATGGCCTTTCAGGCCGCCGCCCGCGGCGCTTTTCTCGAGGGCTACATGAAAGCGGCGCCGGTGATTCACGAACCAATCATGAAAGTTGCCGTGGAAACGCCCACCGAGTTCCAGGGGGCGGTGATGGGGTCGTTGAACCAGCGCCGAGGCATGATCGTGGGCTCCCAGGAAGAGGGCCCCATGTGCGTTATCGAGTCCCAGGTGCCTCTGGCCGAGATGTTCGGCTACTCCACGGTGCTACGTTCCCTGACCCAGGGCAAAGCCCAGTTTACCATGGAGTTTGCCACCTACCGGCAGGTCCCGCAGTCCATTGCGGAAGAGATCGCTAAAAAACGCGCAGAAGAGAAAAAGAACGTTGCCTGA
- a CDS encoding methylenetetrahydrofolate reductase C-terminal domain-containing protein, translated as MLRIFQNDISDPERFVVTLELVPGREHTGRSVDTVMGIAKDAFADGRVSAVSITDNPGGNPSLSPDAIGYRIFSIGMDVIVHFTCRDMNRVGMESRALQLAMMGMKNILALTGDYSGKGFGGQGAPVFDIDSVNLQIMLNLIGKRINAAGDPDSFFSGGAVSPFKRTEGECVAQYAKMSRKVAAGAQFLITQLGYDARKFQELIGIQRHMGIDVPTLGSVYVLSPHAAGIMNQGRVPGAVVTDDLLRTVETEWKDKQEGRKFAIERAARLGAVLKGLGYRGIHIGGIHRDFTTVGKSLDRMEQIGDSWQQWLPCFNYPQTDSFYAFRESPPQPVNTPAFGLAPRPLSVADRILYPLMKSSHNLFFDFDSFLAPLYKTICKALDGNIAGSLFLRLVEHPIKRMLLGCRQCGDCAIQHIGFLCPEWGLPKHTRNGACGGSRDGMCEVHPDRPCVWFRAHNRLAARGEIKQMCDGCVPPRMWELDQTSSWINFHLGRDHQSNGNEIAGFCRKATCRLLVED; from the coding sequence ATGTTACGGATTTTTCAAAACGATATCTCGGATCCCGAGCGGTTCGTCGTCACGCTGGAACTGGTGCCCGGCAGGGAACACACGGGAAGATCCGTGGACACGGTCATGGGCATCGCCAAAGACGCCTTTGCCGACGGCCGGGTCTCGGCCGTTTCCATCACGGACAATCCCGGCGGCAACCCTTCCTTGAGCCCCGATGCCATCGGCTACCGGATTTTTTCCATCGGCATGGACGTCATCGTCCATTTTACCTGCCGGGACATGAACCGGGTCGGCATGGAAAGCCGCGCCCTGCAGCTGGCCATGATGGGCATGAAAAACATCCTGGCCCTTACCGGCGACTATTCCGGTAAAGGCTTCGGCGGCCAGGGAGCGCCGGTGTTCGACATCGATTCGGTCAACCTGCAAATCATGTTGAATCTGATCGGCAAACGCATCAACGCAGCCGGAGATCCGGACAGCTTCTTTTCCGGCGGCGCGGTTTCCCCTTTCAAACGAACCGAAGGCGAATGCGTGGCACAGTATGCCAAAATGAGCCGCAAGGTTGCCGCCGGGGCCCAGTTTTTAATCACCCAACTCGGCTACGATGCACGCAAATTCCAGGAGTTGATCGGCATTCAGCGGCACATGGGAATCGACGTCCCCACCCTGGGATCGGTTTATGTGCTCAGCCCCCATGCAGCCGGCATCATGAACCAGGGCCGGGTGCCGGGAGCCGTCGTCACCGACGATCTGCTTCGCACTGTTGAAACGGAATGGAAAGACAAGCAGGAGGGCCGCAAGTTTGCCATCGAACGGGCGGCCCGATTGGGGGCCGTTCTGAAAGGGCTCGGCTACCGGGGCATTCATATCGGCGGCATTCACCGGGATTTTACCACGGTGGGCAAAAGCCTGGACCGCATGGAGCAAATCGGCGACAGCTGGCAGCAGTGGCTGCCCTGCTTCAACTATCCGCAAACCGACAGTTTTTATGCGTTTCGGGAATCGCCGCCCCAACCGGTAAACACACCTGCCTTTGGACTGGCTCCCAGGCCGCTGTCGGTGGCCGATCGAATCCTGTATCCCCTGATGAAGTCCTCCCACAACCTGTTTTTCGATTTCGATTCTTTCCTGGCGCCCCTGTACAAAACGATTTGTAAAGCTTTGGACGGCAACATCGCCGGCAGTCTGTTCCTGCGTCTGGTCGAGCACCCCATCAAACGCATGCTGTTAGGGTGCAGGCAATGCGGCGACTGCGCCATTCAGCATATCGGTTTTCTGTGCCCCGAGTGGGGTCTCCCCAAGCACACCCGCAACGGGGCCTGCGGCGGCAGCCGCGACGGTATGTGCGAAGTGCATCCGGATCGTCCATGCGTCTGGTTCCGGGCCCACAACCGGCTGGCCGCCAGGGGAGAAATCAAGCAGATGTGCGACGGCTGCGTACCGCCGCGCATGTGGGAACTGGACCAGACCTCTTCCTGGATCAATTTTCACCTGGGCCGGGATCACCAGAGCAACGGGAATGAAATTGCCGGATTCTGCCGGAAGGCGACCTGCCGGTTGCTGGTGGAGGACTGA